tagaactgaactacaactgaactagagctgaactagaactgaactagaactgaattagaactgaactagaactgaactagaactgaactagaactgaactagaactgaactagaactgaactagaactgaactagaactgaactagaactgaactagaactgaactagaactgaactagaactgaactagaactgaactagaactgaactagaactgaactagaactgaactagtactgaactagaactgaactagtactgaactataattgaactagaactgaactagaattgaactagaactgaactaaaactgaactagaaatgacttaaaatacaaaaacattttcaaataaaactaaaactgaactagatttaaacaaaaactaaatttaaaccaAACCTAAGAAAAACGTTTCACAttgaacaaaatgaaaaaaaaatattcttttaaataacacttaaataaaatttattcaaataactttgtactttgtaaaatttacaaactcTTGGCAGTCTTTTCAATCCAGCTACGGACAGTAGCAACATCGCAGTATACACCGGGATAACCAGCAACAGCGCAACCCTTACCCCAAGAAACAACACCGACCAATTGGTTCTTGGCAACCAAAGGACCACCGGAATCACCCTGGCAAGCATCCTTTTTAACAGCATAAGCGCACAACATAGTTTCCTTGATTTGATCACCATATTTGTATTCGCTGGAGGCACAAGCTTTCTCATCAACAATATCAACTTCAACCTCTTGCAAAACTTTAGGTGCAGTTTGACAGAACAAGAAGCATTTAGAACCCCAACCAGTAACGACAGCAGTAGTGCCAGTAGCAGGAGTCTTTTCAGCCAATTTAATATAACGTACCTTAGAAGATTCACGAACTGGAGTGGCTAGTTTGATAACGGCAACATCATTTACCATAGTTTCGGGATTGTAACCCTCATGGTATTTGAAAGACTTAACAGCAACCAATTCACCACCATTGTCGTATTCAGTGGAACCCAAACGTACTTTGAATTGGTAGGCCTTGTAGGATTGCATACAATGAGCAGCAGTTACAACAATATCTTCACTAATGATGGAACCACCGCAGAAATGGAAACCATTGTTGGTTTGCAAAGAAACCTGATAGGGATGGGCCTGAATAGTGGTATCAACACCATTTACAATGCGACCATCTAAATCGTTGGGAATGGCGCCTGCAAAAGCACAGCTG
The window above is part of the Lucilia cuprina isolate Lc7/37 chromosome 6, ASM2204524v1, whole genome shotgun sequence genome. Proteins encoded here:
- the LOC111678326 gene encoding trypsin-like → MFRFVALFAFVSCAFAGAIPNDLDGRIVNGVDTTIQAHPYQVSLQTNNGFHFCGGSIISEDIVVTAAHCMQSYKAYQFKVRLGSTEYDNGGELVAVKSFKYHEGYNPETMVNDVAVIKLATPVRESSKVRYIKLAEKTPATGTTAVVTGWGSKCFLFCQTAPKVLQEVEVDIVDEKACASSEYKYGDQIKETMLCAYAVKKDACQGDSGGPLVAKNQLVGVVSWGKGCAVAGYPGVYCDVATVRSWIEKTAKSL